The segment GTTTTTTGCGGTTTTTGCTGAAATGTCCCGTCAATTGCGATTTCCTCTGAATTCAAGACTTCTTCAGTTTCGTCCAGTAGTTGATCGGCCATTACATTTGTTGTAAATGCACCTAAAAGGGTAAGAACTAAGAATAAGTTCTTTTTTGAAAGTTCCATAATTTCCTCCTGGCCTTTTCCTCTCTAAAAGAAAAGCTCCCCATGCTTCAACTAGGGGAAGGTTCGTTTGTTTGGGCGGACATTAGCACAAAGAAAAATGCTATGCATTATTTGTTGACGGACACTGTATTCTTTTTAGACCTAATACAAAAATTCAACTAGTTAGAATATGTAAACAAATTTCATGCAAATAATAAACGATTTAACTTCCACTAACTATCTAAAAGGGATGACATAGTATCGAAAATTATCTCTTCCATAGAAGAGTCTATCAACCATACAAGTCAGTGAAGTTGATTTTTCGGTGCATTGACCTTTTTGTTCAATAAAAGCAGACCTAAGATTCTTTGCCACAGAGAAGATGATGGCCGAAACTATTGCGATGATGAAAATATATTCAACGGACGTTTGTCCTTTTTTATTAGACATAGAATTATTTTAACTTGTTTATTGAAGTTTATAAAGACTATGCTTAGAAATACTCTACTTTTTCGTTGATTTCCATGGCCGTAGACATGAGACCGAATGAGCTTTTTCTATATGGGCCAAAATAAGAGACGTCTTTTAATTCGTCTTTTCCACTTGGCAATGAATAATCGTGCACAGTTAATTTACCGTATGGAATAGTTTTGTGTCCAAAATTTTGCTTCTCATATACTTTCTCACCTGCGATATAGATTTCACTTGATAAATTTTGAGAAATGATATTTTCAGCTTTAGGCCATAAATCTTTTGAATTTTGAACTATAATTTTTTTTAGGTCTTTCTGTAAAATTGAAAAGACATCTTTTTCATAAAAGGACTCTTTACTCCCTTCTTCAAATAAGATGTAGAGTTTTACTTCTAATATATTATCTTTTTTCACTACTTCATAAAAGGGAATATTGGTTCCCATTTGAAGAGAATTTGAACAGATAAAGGATAGTCCATCAGTCAAATAGACATCTTCAACAAGTTTGAGGTGAACATTTA is part of the Halobacteriovoraceae bacterium genome and harbors:
- a CDS encoding class III signal peptide-containing protein, translated to MSNKKGQTSVEYIFIIAIVSAIIFSVAKNLRSAFIEQKGQCTEKSTSLTCMVDRLFYGRDNFRYYVIPFR